The uncultured Ilyobacter sp. genome has a segment encoding these proteins:
- a CDS encoding NAD(P)H-hydrate dehydratase codes for MKILSVQEMRDLDNLYINKFGIPQGVLMENASLGVFEIMRKKKLHLSEKILVFCGGGNNGGDGIALARKIFSFNDSIKVYFLKDPNKFKDASLTNFKVADHLGIQWETLNDNSMDKIKKEILEADVILDAIFGTGLDREVTGTPGELIDTINLSKAKIISLDIPSGLNGNNGCVMGRCIEADYTISFGTLKYGHLVGKGRKYCGNLFNCNISFPESFTADFKTSLNIPAPLLPRDATGHKGSFGKALFVSGSRDYLGAPFLNSYSFLNSGGGYATLFSTEGVINSVSNFARELVFKRGTASDRGSLSLSNFEDIMENSKKNDVLAIGSGISLDPHTLDLARKVVKNCKTPIIIDGDGITAISENLEILKKREYPTILTPHMGEFSRLTGLPIEKIQRDRVNILRETAKQLKSYIVLKDATTIIASPQGELLFSTAGNSGMGVAGSGDLLVGIIAMKLCTLPPLEACSIGVFIHGYTGDITSEMYGEEGVLPTRMLENISLAIKNLRKNYFKICKKYIPREI; via the coding sequence ATGAAAATATTGAGTGTTCAAGAGATGAGAGATCTTGATAATTTATATATAAATAAATTTGGAATCCCTCAGGGGGTACTTATGGAAAATGCCTCTCTTGGAGTCTTTGAAATCATGAGAAAAAAAAAGCTGCATCTGTCTGAAAAAATACTTGTATTTTGCGGAGGGGGAAACAACGGAGGAGATGGTATAGCTCTGGCTAGAAAAATTTTCTCCTTCAACGATAGCATAAAGGTTTATTTTCTCAAGGACCCAAATAAATTTAAAGACGCCTCTCTTACCAATTTTAAGGTGGCAGATCATTTGGGAATACAGTGGGAGACTTTAAATGACAACTCCATGGACAAGATAAAAAAAGAGATTCTAGAGGCAGATGTCATTCTAGATGCCATTTTCGGTACGGGACTGGACAGAGAGGTTACCGGAACTCCAGGTGAGCTCATAGATACGATCAATTTATCAAAGGCAAAAATTATATCTCTTGATATTCCCTCGGGACTAAACGGAAACAACGGTTGTGTCATGGGTAGGTGTATAGAGGCTGATTACACCATATCTTTCGGAACTCTTAAGTACGGGCACCTGGTAGGTAAAGGAAGGAAATATTGCGGAAATTTATTTAACTGCAACATCTCCTTTCCCGAGAGTTTTACGGCAGACTTTAAAACCTCTCTTAATATCCCGGCTCCCCTTTTGCCAAGAGATGCTACAGGGCACAAGGGAAGTTTTGGTAAGGCTCTCTTTGTCTCTGGTTCTAGGGACTACCTTGGGGCACCTTTCCTGAATTCATACTCTTTTTTGAACTCCGGTGGAGGTTATGCCACCCTCTTTTCCACAGAAGGGGTAATCAATTCAGTCTCTAATTTTGCAAGGGAACTTGTGTTCAAAAGGGGGACTGCTTCTGATAGGGGAAGCCTCTCTCTGTCAAATTTTGAAGATATAATGGAAAACTCAAAAAAAAATGATGTTCTAGCCATCGGTTCCGGTATTTCTCTTGATCCTCACACCCTAGACCTTGCAAGAAAGGTTGTAAAAAACTGCAAAACTCCTATAATCATTGACGGAGACGGTATTACTGCTATTTCTGAAAATTTGGAAATTTTAAAAAAACGTGAATACCCAACTATATTGACCCCTCATATGGGGGAATTTTCAAGACTTACCGGACTTCCTATTGAAAAAATACAAAGAGACAGAGTGAATATTTTACGAGAAACAGCCAAGCAGTTAAAAAGTTATATTGTTTTAAAAGATGCAACTACCATAATAGCTTCTCCTCAGGGAGAGCTATTATTTAGTACTGCTGGAAACAGCGGGATGGGGGTGGCAGGAAGTGGTGATCTTTTAGTGGGAATAATAGCCATGAAACTTTGTACCCTTCCACCTTTAGAAGCTTGTTCTATAGGGGTTTTTATCCACGGTTATACAGGGGATATTACTTCTGAAATGTATGGTGAAGAAGGTGTTCTTCCAACCAGGATGTTAGAAAACATTTCGCTGGCAATTAAAAATCTTAGAAAAAATTATTTTAAAATCTGTAAAAAATATATTCCAAGAGAAATTTAA
- a CDS encoding stage 0 sporulation family protein — protein sequence MKKDVDVKNKKINTDETKPSEGKEEQEKKTYRVLGVIFEVTKKRYYFEVTDEMEYKKGDKVVVDTARGRELGVVYAETRELPEKELVLPLKPVIKKASEDEMERYNNLREESEAAYLVCKVKISEHKLPMKIVASEFTFDKSKLIFYFTAEGRIDFRELVKDLATIFKLRIELRQIGVRDEARILGSIGICGKELCCRTFINKFDSVSIKMARDQGLVINPSKISGACGRLLCCIKYEHSQYADALKSFPAVNQTVGTEDGDGRVVGVNPLNGYLYVDIPTKGMMRKDLVDIKFNKREARKLQNKTSDEERKLKGLEKE from the coding sequence ATGAAAAAAGATGTAGATGTTAAAAATAAAAAAATAAATACAGATGAAACAAAGCCCTCAGAGGGAAAAGAAGAACAAGAAAAAAAAACCTATAGAGTTTTAGGAGTTATATTTGAAGTTACCAAAAAAAGATATTATTTTGAAGTGACAGATGAGATGGAATATAAAAAAGGCGATAAAGTCGTTGTGGATACTGCTAGAGGTAGAGAACTTGGAGTTGTTTATGCTGAGACAAGGGAACTTCCAGAGAAAGAACTGGTACTTCCCCTTAAGCCTGTAATTAAAAAAGCCTCCGAAGATGAGATGGAAAGATATAACAACTTAAGAGAAGAATCCGAGGCAGCCTATCTGGTGTGTAAGGTAAAAATATCAGAGCACAAATTGCCTATGAAAATAGTTGCTTCAGAGTTTACCTTTGACAAGTCAAAACTTATATTTTATTTCACAGCAGAGGGAAGAATAGATTTCAGAGAACTTGTAAAGGATCTGGCCACTATATTTAAGCTTCGTATAGAGCTGAGACAGATAGGCGTCAGGGATGAGGCCAGAATTCTAGGGAGTATAGGTATCTGTGGGAAGGAGCTTTGCTGCAGAACATTTATAAATAAATTTGATTCGGTATCTATAAAAATGGCCAGAGATCAGGGTCTGGTAATAAACCCTTCGAAAATATCTGGAGCCTGCGGAAGGCTGCTCTGCTGTATAAAATATGAGCATAGCCAGTATGCAGATGCTCTAAAGAGTTTCCCTGCAGTAAATCAGACGGTGGGAACTGAAGATGGAGACGGGAGAGTAGTGGGAGTAAATCCATTAAATGGCTACCTCTATGTGGATATACCTACTAAGGGTATGATGAGAAAAGACCTGGTGGATATAAAGTTTAACAAAAGAGAGGCTAGAAAACTTCAGAATAAAACCAGTGATGAAGAGCGTAAACTGAAAGGGCTAGAGAAGGAATAA
- a CDS encoding tetratricopeptide repeat protein has product MKKALFSLIFIFTGIFSYSLGKAELMDEGIYQIQMGNYWRGKEYLEDYLTLEEDIEAYLYLVEADKKLGNLNRADSIALKASKKYPEDTRPLYERTLIRKLMADKEKTGWKKNKYKKEYYEMFEKYLAKTEYADSDKIFQLGSMYFRDNLYEKANNIFIKEKNHDERNIFGAATTYRFLGEYRKAALLYGKILQVNPEFYEAYLGRGISYQLLGDYGRAAKDFEICLEYKKNINLYTGLANMYINMERYNSAKETLEKAQKDYPGSQDIKRLLIEVYSKIER; this is encoded by the coding sequence ATGAAAAAGGCGTTATTTAGTCTTATTTTTATTTTTACAGGGATATTTTCCTATTCTCTGGGAAAAGCAGAGCTTATGGATGAGGGGATATATCAGATTCAGATGGGAAACTACTGGAGAGGAAAGGAGTACCTTGAAGATTATCTGACCTTAGAAGAGGATATAGAGGCTTATCTCTACCTTGTAGAAGCGGATAAAAAACTAGGGAATTTAAACCGTGCAGACAGCATAGCTTTAAAAGCTTCAAAAAAATATCCAGAAGATACAAGGCCTCTGTATGAGAGGACCTTGATAAGGAAACTAATGGCAGATAAGGAAAAAACAGGATGGAAAAAAAACAAGTATAAAAAAGAATATTATGAGATGTTTGAAAAATATCTGGCTAAAACAGAATACGCAGACAGCGACAAAATATTTCAATTGGGGAGCATGTACTTTAGAGATAATCTCTACGAAAAGGCCAATAATATATTCATAAAGGAAAAAAACCACGACGAGAGAAATATTTTTGGTGCGGCGACAACTTATAGATTTTTGGGAGAGTACAGGAAAGCGGCTCTCTTGTACGGGAAGATACTTCAGGTAAACCCCGAGTTTTACGAGGCGTATCTGGGAAGAGGCATATCCTATCAGCTGTTAGGTGATTATGGAAGGGCTGCAAAGGATTTTGAAATATGTCTTGAATATAAAAAAAATATAAACCTGTATACAGGGCTGGCTAATATGTATATCAATATGGAAAGGTACAATAGTGCAAAAGAAACCTTGGAAAAAGCACAAAAGGATTATCCAGGTTCTCAGGACATAAAACGCCTTCTTATAGAGGTGTATTCTAAAATTGAGAGATAG
- the dprA gene encoding DNA-processing protein DprA, with product MEWYRLRVAGVKDSLIRKFMKNFDSYKDILKLDGSQLERYYGLNSEEVKLIMNSYNMDDELEKEMEILEKNRIRIMSLPDSGYPIYLKNIASPPVFLYVKGKGEFSDKSIGVVGTRKMTAYGQTACERITMDLVDAGVTTVSGLALGIDGVCHRKTLEKNGNSIAVVGNGLDIVYPQENRKIWERMEREGTIISEFPLGTRPIHYNFPLRNRIIAGLSKGVVIVESMSKGGSLITAGLALEEGRDVFAVPGDVFSPSSEGCNDLIKKSEAKLIVSGMDILKEYGWDGENKNISQRVCENLKEKEEIVFNVLKKEMNLDELIMSTGIRAGELLALLMELELKGLICGAPGGKYRRKVV from the coding sequence ATGGAATGGTATAGACTCAGGGTGGCAGGAGTGAAGGACTCTCTTATAAGAAAATTCATGAAAAATTTTGACAGCTATAAGGATATACTGAAATTAGACGGATCACAATTAGAGAGATACTACGGTCTCAATTCAGAAGAGGTAAAACTCATCATGAACTCTTATAATATGGATGATGAGCTAGAAAAGGAGATGGAAATCCTAGAAAAAAACAGAATAAGAATTATGAGCCTACCTGACAGCGGTTATCCTATTTATCTAAAAAATATAGCATCGCCTCCTGTATTTCTCTATGTAAAGGGGAAGGGAGAGTTTAGTGATAAGAGTATAGGGGTTGTGGGAACTAGAAAAATGACTGCCTATGGACAGACAGCCTGTGAACGGATAACAATGGACCTTGTAGATGCAGGTGTAACAACGGTAAGCGGACTGGCTCTGGGAATAGACGGTGTCTGTCACAGGAAAACTCTGGAAAAAAATGGAAACAGTATAGCGGTAGTCGGAAACGGACTGGATATAGTATATCCTCAGGAAAACAGAAAAATTTGGGAAAGAATGGAAAGAGAGGGAACTATTATAAGTGAGTTTCCTCTGGGGACAAGGCCCATTCATTATAATTTTCCATTGAGAAACAGAATAATAGCAGGTCTTAGCAAGGGTGTGGTCATAGTAGAGAGTATGTCTAAAGGCGGCAGTCTTATTACTGCTGGACTTGCTCTAGAAGAGGGAAGGGATGTATTTGCAGTTCCTGGAGATGTTTTTTCACCTTCATCAGAAGGATGTAATGACCTTATAAAAAAAAGTGAAGCTAAACTCATAGTATCAGGGATGGATATATTAAAAGAATATGGATGGGACGGGGAAAATAAGAATATTTCCCAAAGGGTCTGTGAAAATCTAAAAGAAAAAGAAGAAATTGTTTTTAATGTTTTAAAAAAGGAAATGAACCTTGATGAACTTATAATGTCTACAGGTATAAGGGCTGGAGAGTTATTAGCACTTCTTATGGAGCTTGAATTAAAGGGCCTTATATGTGGAGCTCCAGGGGGGAAATATAGGCGAAAAGTCGTCTAA
- the xseA gene encoding exodeoxyribonuclease VII large subunit: protein MKDRIYTVSQFNKMVKDYLEDNDSLKNFFLKGEISGVNYYKSGHLYFSLKDKNCQVRCTAFGYRYKKIPEDLKEGDSVKIFGDATLYEARGDFQIMVRHLEKENKMGALYEELEKVKKELSAGGYFDRDKKIPMPSLPQTIGVVTSGTGAAVRDIINTARLRYPNINIYVYPAKVQGLGAAQEVIRGIEALNKIEEIDLIIAGRGGGSIEDLWTFNEKNVALAYFNSKKPIVSAVGHEIDILLTDFTADLRSSTPTHASEMVVPEKKKLQEGIENREKYLKSFLGKYIHKKKDEIRNRRNSFVIKNFQRLVQEKNMEVLDKEREFIKSYERYLLKKRQELEMKAEKLKALNPDNILKRGYSITSSNGKVVKNAHEIKPGEILETIFHRGKVTSVVKEIDIDEKGVI from the coding sequence ATGAAAGATAGGATATATACAGTTTCCCAGTTTAACAAGATGGTGAAGGACTACCTAGAAGATAACGACAGTCTGAAAAACTTTTTTTTAAAGGGTGAAATTTCAGGGGTTAATTACTATAAAAGCGGCCACTTGTACTTTAGTCTAAAAGATAAGAACTGTCAGGTAAGATGTACTGCCTTTGGCTACAGGTATAAAAAAATACCTGAGGATCTGAAAGAGGGAGACAGTGTAAAAATATTCGGAGATGCCACACTCTATGAGGCCAGAGGTGATTTTCAGATTATGGTACGTCACCTGGAGAAAGAGAATAAAATGGGGGCTCTTTATGAGGAGTTAGAAAAGGTGAAAAAAGAGCTTTCTGCAGGAGGGTATTTTGACCGGGATAAAAAAATACCAATGCCGTCACTGCCTCAGACAATAGGGGTGGTAACCTCAGGAACCGGTGCGGCAGTGAGGGATATAATAAACACGGCAAGACTCAGATATCCAAATATAAATATATATGTGTATCCTGCAAAAGTACAAGGGTTAGGTGCAGCACAAGAGGTCATAAGAGGAATAGAGGCTCTGAATAAGATAGAGGAGATCGATTTGATAATAGCCGGAAGAGGGGGAGGGAGTATAGAGGACCTCTGGACATTTAACGAAAAAAATGTGGCTCTGGCATATTTTAATTCAAAAAAACCCATCGTATCAGCAGTGGGGCATGAGATAGATATACTTCTCACGGATTTTACTGCGGACCTAAGGTCCTCTACACCCACCCATGCCTCAGAAATGGTAGTTCCTGAAAAGAAAAAACTGCAAGAAGGTATCGAAAACCGTGAAAAATATCTGAAAAGTTTTTTGGGGAAGTATATTCACAAAAAAAAGGATGAGATCAGGAACAGAAGGAACTCCTTTGTTATAAAAAACTTCCAGAGATTGGTTCAAGAGAAAAATATGGAAGTTTTGGACAAAGAGCGGGAGTTTATAAAAAGTTATGAAAGATATCTCTTGAAAAAAAGGCAGGAGTTGGAGATGAAAGCTGAAAAACTAAAGGCTCTAAATCCCGATAATATACTTAAAAGGGGATACAGTATAACAAGCTCCAATGGGAAAGTAGTGAAAAATGCCCATGAGATAAAACCAGGGGAAATATTAGAGACTATTTTTCATAGGGGGAAGGTAACCAGTGTGGTAAAGGAGATAGATATTGATGAAAAAGGCGTTATTTAG
- a CDS encoding NUDIX domain-containing protein gives MIWEKSCGGIIVFSEEGQEKFLVIKQLSGYYGFPKGHMEGNETEEETALREVYEEVGLKVNIIEGFRETLDYRINKNIMKEAVFFLMISDEKNVTLDKNEVLEYEWLDYKETWQKITFEEEKEAFLRAYEYLKEVKNER, from the coding sequence ATGATATGGGAAAAATCTTGCGGAGGAATAATAGTATTTTCAGAAGAGGGTCAAGAGAAATTTTTGGTGATAAAACAACTGAGTGGTTATTACGGATTTCCAAAGGGGCACATGGAGGGCAATGAGACAGAGGAAGAGACGGCCCTCAGGGAGGTATACGAAGAGGTAGGCTTGAAAGTTAATATAATAGAGGGTTTCAGAGAGACTTTGGATTATCGGATAAATAAGAATATAATGAAGGAAGCTGTTTTTTTTCTCATGATAAGTGATGAAAAAAATGTCACCTTGGATAAAAATGAAGTTCTGGAATATGAATGGCTAGATTATAAAGAAACCTGGCAAAAGATAACCTTTGAAGAGGAAAAGGAGGCTTTTTTAAGAGCCTATGAATATCTGAAAGAGGTGAAAAATGAAAGATAG
- the uvrB gene encoding excinuclease ABC subunit UvrB produces MFKLHSNYKPTGDQPEAIKKISKNIKNNVKDQVLLGVTGSGKTFTVANIIKETGRPAIIMAPNKTLAAQLYSEYKSFFPENAVEYFVSYYDYYQPEAYIPSTDTFIEKDSSINDEIDKMRNAATAALINRRDVIIVASVSAIYGLGSPETYKKMTIPIDLKTGIDRKKFLEKLVALRYERNDIAFERGKFRIKGDVVDIYPSYMETGYRLEFWGDDLESISEINTLTGKKVRAGLERISIMPATHYVTEENEIERIIEDIKIDLKDQIRKFESEGKLLEAQRIKQRTEYDLEMIREVGYCKGIENYSRYLAGKKPGESPHTLLEYFPEDFLIFIDESHIAVPQIRGMYKGDRSRKETLVANGFRLPSALDNRPLRFEEFREIANQTVFVSATPGDYEMEVSKGLVAEQLVRPTGILEPLIDVRPTANQVDDLLEEVRIRSEKKQRVLVTTLTKKMAEELTEYYIGFGVKAKYMHSDIDTLERIEIIRGLRRGEFDVLVGINLLREGLDIPEVSLVAVLEADKEGFLRSRRSLIQTMGRAARNIEGRVILYGDVMTGSMKEAIEETERRREVQEKYNKTYNIDPKTVIREISEEVLNFDYGVDIESYEREKVKRIFTSKKDIEKEIEKLKKEIKILSGELDFEKAIIKRDEMVKLQELLLEL; encoded by the coding sequence ATGTTTAAACTCCATTCAAACTATAAACCAACAGGAGATCAGCCTGAAGCTATAAAAAAAATATCTAAAAATATAAAGAACAACGTAAAGGACCAGGTGCTTCTGGGGGTGACAGGATCTGGGAAAACCTTTACTGTGGCTAATATAATAAAAGAAACAGGGAGACCCGCAATCATAATGGCTCCCAATAAAACCCTTGCAGCTCAGCTTTATTCAGAGTATAAATCTTTTTTTCCGGAAAATGCTGTGGAATATTTTGTCTCATATTATGACTATTATCAGCCTGAGGCATATATTCCCTCAACAGATACCTTTATAGAAAAGGATTCATCTATAAACGATGAGATAGACAAAATGAGAAATGCGGCTACTGCAGCCCTTATAAACAGAAGAGATGTAATAATAGTGGCATCTGTATCTGCCATATACGGTTTGGGGTCTCCAGAGACCTATAAAAAAATGACCATTCCAATTGACCTGAAGACGGGGATAGACAGGAAAAAGTTTCTTGAAAAACTTGTAGCTCTGAGGTATGAGAGAAATGATATAGCCTTTGAAAGGGGAAAATTCAGGATAAAAGGAGATGTAGTGGACATATATCCTTCCTATATGGAAACAGGCTACAGACTTGAATTCTGGGGAGATGATCTAGAGAGCATATCTGAAATAAACACCCTTACCGGGAAAAAAGTAAGAGCCGGGCTTGAGAGGATCAGTATAATGCCTGCCACACATTATGTCACAGAGGAAAATGAGATAGAAAGGATAATCGAGGATATAAAAATAGACCTCAAGGATCAGATAAGGAAATTTGAGAGTGAAGGGAAACTTCTCGAGGCTCAGAGAATAAAACAGAGGACGGAATATGATCTAGAGATGATTAGAGAAGTGGGTTATTGCAAGGGTATAGAGAACTATTCTAGATACCTTGCTGGAAAAAAGCCCGGGGAATCCCCTCATACGCTTTTAGAGTATTTTCCAGAGGATTTTTTAATATTTATAGATGAGTCTCATATAGCTGTACCGCAGATAAGGGGAATGTACAAGGGAGATAGGTCTAGGAAGGAAACTTTAGTTGCCAATGGATTCAGGCTTCCCTCTGCCTTAGATAACAGGCCCCTTAGATTTGAGGAGTTTCGTGAGATAGCAAATCAAACTGTGTTTGTATCTGCAACTCCAGGAGACTATGAGATGGAGGTCAGCAAAGGACTGGTGGCAGAGCAGCTGGTGAGACCTACAGGTATACTCGAGCCCCTTATAGATGTGAGGCCGACTGCCAATCAGGTAGATGACCTTTTAGAAGAGGTGAGAATAAGGTCAGAAAAAAAACAAAGAGTCCTGGTGACAACCCTTACCAAAAAAATGGCGGAAGAGCTCACAGAATATTACATAGGATTTGGAGTAAAGGCAAAATACATGCATTCGGATATAGATACCCTGGAAAGGATAGAGATTATAAGGGGTCTGAGACGTGGAGAGTTTGACGTGCTCGTGGGGATAAATCTTCTGAGAGAGGGGCTAGATATCCCGGAGGTCTCCCTTGTGGCGGTGCTAGAAGCAGATAAGGAAGGTTTCCTTAGAAGTAGAAGATCCCTTATACAGACCATGGGAAGGGCGGCCAGAAATATAGAGGGGAGAGTCATACTCTATGGAGATGTCATGACCGGCTCTATGAAGGAAGCCATAGAGGAAACAGAGAGAAGAAGAGAAGTCCAGGAGAAATACAACAAAACATATAATATAGATCCAAAAACAGTTATAAGAGAGATATCCGAAGAGGTGCTCAACTTTGACTATGGAGTGGATATAGAGAGTTATGAAAGAGAAAAAGTAAAAAGGATATTTACTTCTAAAAAGGATATAGAAAAAGAGATTGAAAAATTAAAGAAAGAGATAAAAATCCTGTCAGGAGAACTGGATTTTGAAAAAGCCATTATAAAAAGAGATGAGATGGTCAAATTACAGGAACTTTTACTGGAACTATAA
- a CDS encoding methyltransferase, translating to MIQADEDITLLGELGRDIIQKKKGFRFSVDAVILADFFQGKKLGKVLEIGTGTAIISILLSDRKEIEKITALEVQPEMAELAEKNVRRNSLEGRIEVVLGDVKEMKGGNVYDYIISNPPYMPLDGKKINLHDNKALSRHEINLTLEELVKNAKRLLKPRGQFFMVHRTHRFSEVSGVLEREGFSLKRVKFVYSDQKSSSNLVLIEASKGRKEILEVEKPLYLNS from the coding sequence ATGATTCAAGCAGACGAGGATATAACCCTTTTAGGTGAATTGGGAAGGGATATAATCCAAAAGAAAAAGGGATTTAGATTTTCTGTAGATGCTGTGATCTTAGCTGATTTTTTCCAAGGAAAGAAACTCGGGAAAGTACTGGAAATCGGTACAGGCACAGCTATAATTTCTATATTGCTTTCAGACAGGAAAGAGATAGAAAAAATAACCGCCCTTGAGGTGCAGCCTGAAATGGCAGAGCTGGCTGAAAAAAATGTGAGGAGAAACTCTCTTGAAGGTCGTATAGAGGTAGTTTTAGGGGATGTAAAAGAGATGAAAGGGGGGAATGTTTACGATTACATAATAAGTAATCCCCCCTATATGCCCTTAGACGGGAAGAAGATAAATTTACATGACAACAAAGCCTTGTCCAGGCATGAAATAAATCTCACACTAGAAGAGTTGGTGAAAAATGCCAAAAGACTTTTAAAGCCAAGGGGTCAGTTTTTCATGGTCCACAGAACCCATAGATTTTCAGAAGTATCAGGGGTTCTTGAAAGAGAAGGTTTTTCTCTAAAAAGGGTAAAGTTTGTATATTCTGACCAAAAAAGTAGTTCTAACCTGGTGCTGATAGAGGCATCTAAGGGAAGAAAAGAAATATTAGAAGTAGAAAAACCATTATATTTGAACAGCTAG
- a CDS encoding ankyrin repeat domain-containing protein has product MMELLNYLKEENAELFKENLHVDLIDEKDENGYTFLHHAVKKGNYEIADFLVYNGVDVNVRDKRGNTSLHLAAELNEKEIFKLLLEYGGDLRIKNNNQRTPEQVARMNKSADVLKALENYSEDYGYCEKMHAPKKWDE; this is encoded by the coding sequence ATGATGGAACTTTTAAACTATTTAAAAGAGGAAAATGCGGAACTTTTTAAAGAAAATCTTCATGTGGATCTTATTGATGAAAAAGATGAGAATGGATATACATTTCTTCATCATGCTGTGAAAAAAGGGAATTATGAGATCGCTGATTTTCTAGTTTACAATGGCGTAGATGTAAATGTCAGAGATAAAAGAGGAAATACTTCTCTTCATTTGGCTGCAGAGTTAAATGAAAAAGAGATTTTCAAACTTTTACTGGAGTACGGAGGGGACCTAAGGATAAAAAATAACAATCAAAGAACTCCGGAACAGGTCGCAAGGATGAACAAATCAGCAGATGTCCTTAAGGCATTGGAAAATTACAGTGAAGACTATGGATATTGTGAAAAAATGCATGCTCCTAAAAAATGGGATGAATAA
- the radC gene encoding DNA repair protein RadC: protein MKETTGHRKRLREKYIKGGYDSFLDYEKLELLLTYSIVRKDVKPVAKELLKRFKSLEGVMKAPFEELLKVDGLGEGSVVFLKLISETSKDIFKGSYSKQDVTTISGTRDLLAFLRNDIGFSPIEEFKVIFLDTANNLLCEETLFKGTIDRSGVYPRNIVEKVIKYGAKSVIFAHNHPSGNLNPSKADIDFTDRITDVLNAIEIRVLDHMIITRDSYFSFLEKGLI from the coding sequence ATGAAAGAGACGACAGGGCACAGAAAAAGACTCAGAGAGAAGTATATAAAAGGTGGATATGATTCCTTTCTGGACTATGAAAAACTTGAACTGCTTTTGACATACAGCATAGTTAGAAAAGATGTAAAACCTGTGGCAAAGGAACTTCTAAAAAGATTTAAAAGCCTAGAAGGTGTTATGAAAGCTCCTTTTGAGGAACTCCTTAAAGTAGATGGATTAGGAGAGGGAAGTGTGGTTTTTTTGAAACTGATCTCAGAGACATCTAAGGATATATTTAAAGGTTCCTATTCTAAACAAGATGTCACTACCATATCAGGGACCAGAGATCTTTTGGCTTTTTTGAGGAATGACATAGGCTTTTCACCTATAGAGGAGTTTAAAGTCATCTTTCTTGATACTGCTAACAATCTTCTTTGTGAGGAAACCCTGTTTAAAGGGACTATCGACAGAAGCGGGGTATATCCTAGAAACATAGTGGAGAAAGTAATAAAATACGGAGCTAAATCCGTAATATTCGCACATAACCATCCCTCAGGGAATTTGAACCCCTCTAAGGCAGATATAGATTTTACAGACAGGATAACAGATGTATTAAATGCCATTGAGATAAGGGTATTAGACCATATGATAATAACCAGAGACTCTTATTTTAGTTTTTTGGAAAAGGGCCTCATTTAA